From a single Xanthomonas hortorum pv. pelargonii genomic region:
- the lepB gene encoding signal peptidase I, which translates to MSVTRKKLIKGLALGLGLAIIAPTLGWASARGLASLGFTVIANLSPSVAQGLYLLNRNTHSAERGQLVAFSPHNAAARYGFERGWMKPGSLYIKRVGAVAGDTVCVNSEVSIATPTTAGHPATYRRVGAVAATDRTGVALPHVLQGCTRVPAGHIFTIGDGLANSFDGRYYGFVPLSVIAGRITPLWTQAPSKGVDHE; encoded by the coding sequence ATGTCTGTGACACGAAAGAAGCTCATCAAAGGGCTAGCACTTGGCCTAGGCTTAGCAATAATTGCCCCCACACTTGGATGGGCAAGTGCGCGCGGTCTGGCCTCGCTAGGTTTCACCGTGATTGCCAACCTTTCGCCCAGCGTGGCGCAAGGTCTGTACCTCCTGAATCGCAATACGCATAGCGCAGAGCGGGGCCAGCTGGTCGCATTCTCCCCACATAATGCGGCAGCGCGTTATGGCTTTGAACGCGGCTGGATGAAGCCCGGCAGTCTTTACATCAAGCGTGTCGGTGCGGTTGCTGGCGACACGGTGTGCGTGAACAGCGAGGTCAGCATTGCAACCCCAACGACCGCAGGGCACCCAGCCACCTATCGGCGTGTGGGTGCGGTCGCTGCCACGGACCGAACAGGCGTGGCACTGCCTCACGTCTTACAAGGCTGCACGCGGGTTCCGGCTGGGCACATCTTCACCATTGGTGATGGCCTCGCCAACAGCTTTGATGGCCGCTATTACGGATTCGTCCCGTTGTCAGTAATCGCCGGACGTATCACACC